Genomic segment of Candidatus Cetobacterium colombiensis:
CAAAATATCTATCGTCTTCTTCTGTTTTATCTAAAGTAGTTTTATAGTATCTTAAACAAATATAGGGAGTATAGGTTTTTGTATTTTTGTTTATTCTCCAATCAACTCTCCAAAAAACGCCAAACCAATGATTTGGAATATTTTCAATAGATAAAATGCTAATATTTGTCCAAGGTCTTCCAAAAGAAGTACCTATAGCAATTTTTGATTCTATTTCATTTTGTAATTTTTTTAAAATTTTGTATTGTCCAGATTGACTCCAAAAAATTACTTCTAATTCAGCCTTTGTTAATTGTCTGTTTTCATCAATTAATTTCATCTCTAAATTATCTTTTTCTTCAATATTTAATAAAAAATTATAATATGAATCAAAAATTTCATTTTTAATTTTAATTTTATCAAAGATACTTAATATGGCTTTCCTATCAATTAATATATATTCTTTTGGAAGATTCTTATCTTCATCATATAAATTTCCTATTTTAAAGTAAATATACTTTTTTTCACTTTCATCTTCCC
This window contains:
- a CDS encoding PD-(D/E)XK nuclease family protein gives rise to the protein MEKNFSHNLAQEIYNYCGGTKKLSIKKIIPLTQQRASKIDVLVEILLADDKKIYLIFENKLDTSHHSNQLVRHIEAMKGEDESEKKYIYFKIGNLYDEDKNLPKEYILIDRKAILSIFDKIKIKNEIFDSYYNFLLNIEEKDNLEMKLIDENRQLTKAELEVIFWSQSGQYKILKKLQNEIESKIAIGTSFGRPWTNISILSIENIPNHWFGVFWRVDWRINKNTKTYTPYICLRYYKTTLDKTEEDDRYFEGMRKIFNELILKYPNLEFGQVHSVGNKEREVGILFFDNEKNTIPNIISEIGKLTKDFLQRVKDEKMYYSDAKYCMNID